In one window of Nocardia brasiliensis DNA:
- the rplQ gene encoding 50S ribosomal protein L17 produces the protein MPKPKKGARFGGSASHQKAIFANLATALFEHGRISTTEAKAKALRPYAEKLVTKAKAGTLADRREVLKVIRNKDVVHELFATIGPSFEGREGGYTRITKTLPRKGDNAPMAIIELVREKTVTNEADRARRVAASKKTEEAPAAEVVEATADEAVAETAEAEAPAADEAAEDKKDA, from the coding sequence ATGCCCAAGCCCAAGAAGGGTGCCCGCTTCGGCGGGTCGGCGTCGCACCAGAAGGCGATCTTCGCCAATCTGGCGACGGCGCTCTTCGAGCACGGTCGTATTTCGACCACCGAGGCCAAGGCCAAGGCGCTGCGCCCCTACGCGGAGAAGCTGGTCACCAAGGCGAAGGCCGGCACCCTTGCCGACCGTCGCGAGGTGCTCAAGGTGATCCGTAACAAGGACGTCGTGCACGAGCTCTTCGCCACGATCGGCCCCTCGTTCGAGGGTCGCGAGGGTGGCTACACCCGCATCACCAAGACGCTGCCCCGCAAGGGTGACAACGCGCCGATGGCGATCATCGAGCTGGTCCGCGAGAAGACCGTGACCAACGAGGCCGATCGGGCCCGTCGCGTCGCGGCGTCCAAGAAGACCGAAGAGGCTCCGGCCGCCGAGGTCGTCGAGGCGACCGCTGACGAGGCCGTCGCCGAGACCGCCGAGGCCGAGGCCCCGGCTGCCGACGAGGCCGCTGAGGACAAGAAGGACGCCTGA
- the rpsD gene encoding 30S ribosomal protein S4 encodes MARYTGPITRKSRRLRVDLVGGDQAFERRPYPPGQHGRARIKESEYLLQLQEKQKARFSYGVMEKQFRRYYEEANRLKGKTGDNLLRLLECRLDNVVYRAGLARTRRQARQLVSHGHFLVNNRAVNVPSFQVTQYDIIDVKEKSLGTLPFQVARETVGDRPVPGWLQVLPGRLRILVHQQPERAQIDVPLQEQLIVEYYSK; translated from the coding sequence ATGGCTCGTTATACAGGCCCCATCACCCGCAAGTCGCGTCGTCTGCGTGTCGACCTCGTCGGAGGCGACCAGGCGTTCGAGCGTCGTCCCTACCCGCCCGGCCAGCACGGCCGCGCGCGGATCAAGGAGAGCGAGTACCTGCTCCAGCTGCAGGAGAAGCAGAAGGCCCGCTTCTCCTACGGCGTCATGGAGAAGCAGTTCCGCCGGTACTACGAAGAGGCCAACCGCCTCAAGGGCAAGACCGGTGACAACCTGCTTCGCCTGCTGGAGTGCCGTCTCGACAACGTCGTGTACCGCGCCGGTCTGGCGCGCACCCGTCGTCAGGCGCGGCAGCTGGTCAGCCACGGCCACTTCCTGGTGAACAACCGGGCCGTGAACGTCCCCAGCTTCCAGGTGACCCAGTACGACATCATCGATGTCAAGGAGAAGTCGCTCGGCACGCTGCCGTTCCAGGTGGCGCGGGAGACCGTCGGTGACCGCCCGGTTCCCGGCTGGCTGCAGGTGCTGCCCGGCCGGCTCCGGATCCTGGTGCACCAGCAGCCCGAACGCGCCCAGATCGATGTGCCGCTGCAGGAACAGCTGATCGTCGAGTACTACTCGAAGTAA
- the rpsM gene encoding 30S ribosomal protein S13: protein MARLMGVDLPREKRMEIALTYIYGIGRTRSKEILAATGVSPDLRSKDLSDDQVTQLRDYIESSPELKVEGDLRREVQADIRRKIEIGCYQGLRHRRGLPVRGQRTKTNARTRKGPKRTVAGKKK from the coding sequence ATGGCACGTCTCATGGGCGTCGATCTCCCGCGCGAAAAGCGCATGGAGATCGCGCTGACCTACATCTACGGCATCGGCCGTACCCGCTCCAAGGAGATCCTCGCGGCCACCGGCGTCAGCCCGGACCTGCGCAGCAAGGACCTCAGCGACGACCAGGTGACGCAGCTGCGTGACTACATCGAGAGCTCGCCCGAGCTCAAGGTCGAAGGTGACCTGCGCCGCGAGGTGCAGGCCGATATCCGTCGCAAGATCGAGATCGGCTGCTACCAGGGTCTGCGCCACCGCCGTGGCCTGCCCGTGCGTGGCCAGCGCACCAAGACCAACGCGCGTACCCGCAAGGGCCCGAAGCGCACCGTCGCCGGCAAGAAGAAGTAG
- the truA gene encoding tRNA pseudouridine(38-40) synthase TruA, with protein sequence MVVTVQDSARPPEPVRVRLDIGYDGTDFTGWARQPGLRTVQGVLEESLTKVFREPVQLTVAGRTDAGVHAEGQVAHFDTAAEVDPGKLVHRMARFLPKDVRIKDVQLVPAEFDARFSAIRRHYAYRLTTARYGAEPLQARSVVACRPDVDLEAMRAASRKLLGLHNFAAFCRRREGATTVRELQRFDWEQRGELLTAYVSADAFCWSMVRSLVGAVLAVGEGRRTPDWVGELLRETARSNAVTVAPAHGLSLIAVDYPADADLAARNAQTREVRTVPAAEGCCGD encoded by the coding sequence ATCGTTGTGACGGTGCAGGATTCGGCGCGGCCACCCGAACCGGTCCGGGTCCGGCTCGACATCGGTTATGACGGCACCGATTTCACCGGCTGGGCGCGGCAACCCGGTTTGCGCACCGTGCAGGGCGTGCTGGAGGAGTCGCTGACGAAGGTGTTCCGCGAGCCGGTGCAGTTGACCGTCGCGGGCCGCACCGACGCGGGCGTGCACGCCGAAGGCCAAGTCGCACACTTCGATACCGCCGCCGAGGTGGACCCGGGGAAGCTGGTGCATCGGATGGCCCGGTTCCTGCCGAAAGACGTGCGCATCAAGGATGTTCAGCTGGTCCCGGCCGAATTCGACGCTCGTTTCTCGGCGATTCGGCGGCACTACGCCTATCGGCTGACCACCGCGCGATACGGCGCCGAGCCCCTGCAGGCCCGCAGCGTGGTCGCCTGCCGCCCCGACGTCGATCTCGAGGCGATGCGGGCGGCTTCGCGAAAGCTACTGGGCCTGCACAACTTCGCCGCCTTCTGTCGTCGCCGCGAGGGCGCTACCACGGTGCGTGAACTGCAGCGCTTCGACTGGGAGCAGCGGGGCGAGCTGTTGACCGCCTACGTCAGCGCGGACGCCTTCTGCTGGTCGATGGTCCGCAGCCTGGTCGGCGCGGTGCTCGCGGTGGGGGAGGGGCGGCGCACGCCGGACTGGGTCGGCGAGCTGTTGCGCGAGACCGCGCGCTCCAATGCGGTCACCGTCGCGCCCGCCCACGGCTTGAGCCTGATCGCGGTGGACTATCCCGCCGACGCCGACCTGGCCGCGCGCAACGCGCAGACCAGAGAGGTGCGTACCGTGCCCGCCGCGGAAGGCTGTTGCGGCGACTGA
- a CDS encoding sensor histidine kinase, with translation MRRRLLIALTVFAAIAVLAFAVPLSLTVATSRTQTLVLARSGDADRFANLAAAAAATGDTRALADEVGRYHELYDENVLVVDAKGATIANGGASMNDPGIVAAVAAARRNQRPPAPDQLTPWGARTVLIARPVGTGVQVSGAVVIQATTARARADIARTWGFILLGGAGAMALFTLLALTLSRWVLRPLAALSGAVAELTATLPRPPTGQIMAKPPVSIASHHGGPPEMRAVAESFDVMALAVADSVEAQRQLVADTAHAMRNPLAALTIRLDSLESAIPADAAATFRGASAEVERLAALLDGLLTLAVAETPAAFDAARLAEAESHCDAVQVVADRFDAWCSAYESAGQRLRVAPSVAHADVAVSADVLAQILDVPLSNSSRYAGAGAGTELAVTAEPGWVTVTVRDDGAGVAPEEIAKLTTRFYRGSMAASGGSGLGLPIAAALAQARGGTLTVEPVQPHGLAVRVRLPAAVAE, from the coding sequence GTGCGGCGCCGCCTACTCATCGCGCTGACCGTGTTCGCCGCGATCGCGGTGCTGGCGTTCGCTGTTCCGCTGTCGCTGACGGTCGCGACCAGCCGGACCCAGACGCTGGTGCTGGCGCGTTCCGGTGACGCCGATCGGTTCGCCAATCTCGCGGCCGCCGCCGCGGCCACCGGCGACACCAGGGCACTCGCGGACGAAGTGGGCCGCTATCACGAGCTATACGACGAGAACGTCCTTGTGGTGGACGCCAAGGGCGCGACGATCGCCAATGGCGGTGCGAGCATGAACGATCCGGGCATCGTGGCCGCGGTCGCGGCGGCGCGGCGCAACCAGCGTCCCCCCGCGCCCGACCAATTGACCCCGTGGGGTGCGCGTACGGTGCTCATCGCCCGGCCGGTCGGTACCGGCGTGCAGGTCAGCGGTGCCGTGGTGATCCAGGCGACGACCGCGCGTGCGCGCGCCGACATCGCGCGGACCTGGGGGTTCATCCTGCTCGGCGGCGCGGGCGCGATGGCGCTGTTCACCCTGCTGGCGTTGACCCTGAGCCGCTGGGTATTGCGGCCGCTCGCGGCGCTCTCGGGTGCGGTGGCCGAGCTCACCGCGACACTGCCGAGGCCGCCCACCGGTCAGATCATGGCCAAACCGCCGGTGTCGATCGCCAGCCATCACGGTGGGCCACCCGAAATGCGGGCCGTCGCCGAGTCGTTCGACGTGATGGCGCTGGCCGTCGCCGATTCGGTGGAGGCGCAGCGCCAGCTCGTCGCCGACACCGCCCATGCCATGCGCAACCCGCTGGCGGCCTTGACGATTCGGCTCGACTCGCTCGAGTCCGCGATACCGGCCGACGCGGCGGCCACCTTTCGCGGTGCCAGCGCCGAGGTGGAGCGGTTGGCCGCGCTGCTGGACGGCCTGCTCACCCTCGCGGTGGCCGAGACGCCCGCCGCGTTCGACGCCGCTCGCCTCGCCGAGGCCGAGAGTCATTGCGACGCCGTGCAAGTGGTCGCCGACCGGTTCGACGCGTGGTGTTCGGCGTATGAATCGGCGGGGCAGCGGCTACGCGTCGCGCCGTCGGTCGCGCACGCCGACGTCGCGGTGTCCGCCGACGTGCTCGCGCAGATCCTCGATGTGCCGCTGAGCAATTCGTCGCGCTACGCCGGTGCGGGTGCGGGTACCGAGTTGGCGGTGACGGCCGAGCCCGGCTGGGTCACCGTGACCGTGCGGGACGACGGGGCCGGCGTCGCGCCCGAGGAGATCGCCAAGCTCACTACGCGCTTCTATCGCGGATCCATGGCGGCGAGCGGCGGATCGGGTCTCGGTTTGCCCATTGCGGCAGCGCTCGCCCAGGCGCGTGGGGGCACATTGACCGTTGAGCCGGTCCAGCCGCACGGCCTCGCCGTTCGGGTGCGCTTACCCGCGGCGGTGGCGGAATGA
- a CDS encoding MFS transporter, giving the protein MTTTQPAGERRVVANVLRGSIGNLVEWYDWYVYAAFSVYFAKTFFPKDDPTAQLLSTAAVFAVGFLMRPIGGWLLGRYADKFGRRSALTLSVTVMAAGSLLIAVTPGFQTIGIAAPAILLIARLLQGLSVGGEYATSATYLSEVASSGRRGFYSSFQYVTLVAGQLVALGVQIILQQFLTSAEMNNWGWRIPFVIGAAGALIVMWLRRGMDESEQFQAAAADPENRVFIADGITEHAYQHGKDRAAAAAAAQQGAPKPAAARGSLRMLLQYPRECLLVMGLTLGGTVAFYTYTTYMQKFMINTSGISKGTVAWINFVALLVFVVLQPLAGALSDRIGRRKLLIFFGVAGSLLTVPIMTVLAHTTNVFAAFALMMLSLVIITGYTSINAIVKAELFPTKIRALGVGLPYALTVAIFGGTAETIALALKRADHESVYFWYVAACILISLVTYFFMRETSTSSTIDAERTAAADTGDGARAAEPDRQFATVRD; this is encoded by the coding sequence GTGACTACGACACAGCCCGCGGGTGAGCGCCGGGTCGTCGCGAACGTGCTGCGCGGCTCGATCGGCAACCTGGTCGAGTGGTACGACTGGTACGTCTACGCCGCATTCAGCGTGTACTTCGCGAAAACGTTCTTCCCCAAGGACGATCCGACGGCGCAGTTGCTGTCCACGGCCGCGGTGTTCGCGGTCGGCTTCCTGATGCGCCCGATCGGCGGCTGGTTGCTCGGCCGCTACGCCGACAAGTTCGGCCGCCGCTCGGCGCTCACCCTGTCGGTGACGGTGATGGCGGCGGGCTCGCTGCTGATCGCGGTGACGCCCGGCTTCCAGACCATCGGTATCGCCGCACCGGCGATCCTGCTGATCGCCCGGTTGCTGCAAGGACTTTCGGTCGGCGGCGAATACGCCACCAGCGCGACCTATCTGTCCGAGGTGGCCTCGTCGGGCAGGCGCGGGTTCTATTCGAGCTTCCAGTACGTCACCCTGGTCGCGGGTCAGCTGGTCGCGCTCGGCGTGCAGATCATCCTGCAGCAGTTCTTGACCAGCGCCGAGATGAACAACTGGGGCTGGCGCATTCCGTTCGTCATCGGTGCGGCGGGCGCGCTCATCGTGATGTGGCTGCGTCGCGGCATGGACGAGTCCGAGCAGTTCCAGGCCGCCGCGGCGGACCCTGAGAACCGGGTCTTTATCGCCGACGGCATCACCGAGCACGCCTACCAGCACGGCAAGGATCGGGCGGCCGCCGCTGCCGCCGCGCAGCAGGGCGCGCCGAAGCCTGCGGCGGCGCGCGGCTCGCTGCGGATGCTGTTGCAGTACCCGCGCGAATGCCTGCTGGTGATGGGCCTGACGCTCGGCGGAACGGTCGCGTTCTACACCTACACCACCTACATGCAGAAGTTCATGATCAATACCTCGGGCATCTCCAAGGGCACCGTCGCGTGGATCAACTTCGTCGCGCTGCTGGTGTTCGTGGTGTTGCAGCCGCTGGCGGGCGCGCTGTCCGACCGGATCGGCCGGCGCAAGCTGCTCATCTTCTTCGGTGTCGCGGGCTCGCTGCTGACCGTGCCGATCATGACGGTGCTGGCGCACACCACCAATGTGTTCGCCGCGTTCGCCCTGATGATGCTGTCGCTGGTGATCATCACCGGATACACCTCGATCAACGCCATCGTGAAGGCCGAGCTGTTCCCGACGAAGATCCGAGCGCTCGGCGTCGGGCTGCCCTACGCCCTGACCGTCGCCATCTTCGGCGGTACCGCGGAGACCATCGCGCTCGCGCTGAAGCGGGCCGACCATGAGTCGGTGTACTTCTGGTACGTCGCGGCCTGCATTCTGATCTCGCTGGTCACGTACTTCTTCATGCGGGAGACCTCGACCTCGTCGACCATCGACGCCGAGCGCACCGCCGCCGCCGATACCGGGGACGGCGCGCGGGCGGCCGAGCCGGATCGGCAGTTCGCCACCGTGCGTGACTGA
- the rpsK gene encoding 30S ribosomal protein S11, whose protein sequence is MPPKSRASGPKKTQKSRRREKKNVPHGHAHIKSTFNNTIVSITDPNGNVISWASSGHVGFKGSRKSTPFAAQLAAENAARKAQENGVKKVDVFVKGPGSGRETAIRSLQAAGLEVGTISDVTPQPHNGCRPPKRRRV, encoded by the coding sequence ATGCCTCCGAAGTCACGGGCCTCCGGCCCCAAGAAGACCCAGAAGTCGCGTCGCCGGGAAAAGAAGAACGTCCCGCACGGCCACGCGCACATCAAGAGCACGTTCAACAATACGATCGTGTCCATCACCGACCCGAACGGCAACGTCATCTCCTGGGCGTCGTCGGGTCACGTCGGCTTCAAGGGTTCGCGCAAGTCGACCCCGTTCGCCGCGCAGCTCGCCGCCGAGAACGCTGCCCGCAAGGCGCAGGAGAACGGCGTCAAGAAGGTCGACGTCTTCGTGAAGGGCCCGGGCTCGGGTCGCGAGACCGCGATCCGCTCGCTGCAGGCCGCCGGTCTGGAAGTCGGCACGATCTCCGATGTCACCCCGCAGCCGCACAACGGCTGCCGTCCGCCCAAGCGGCGTCGCGTCTAG
- the infA gene encoding translation initiation factor IF-1, whose product MAKKDGAIEVEGRVVEPLPNAMFRIELENGHKVLAHISGKMRQHYIRILPEDRVVVELSPYDLSRGRIVYRYK is encoded by the coding sequence ATGGCGAAGAAAGACGGGGCCATCGAGGTCGAGGGTCGAGTTGTCGAGCCGCTGCCCAATGCGATGTTCCGGATCGAGCTTGAGAACGGACACAAGGTTCTCGCGCACATCAGCGGGAAGATGCGGCAGCACTACATTCGTATCCTCCCCGAGGACCGCGTAGTCGTCGAGCTTTCTCCCTACGACCTGTCGCGCGGCCGGATCGTTTACCGCTATAAGTAA
- a CDS encoding DNA-directed RNA polymerase subunit alpha, translated as MLISQRPTLTEEVVAENRSKFTIEPLEPGFGYTLGNSLRRTLLSSIPGAAVTSIRIDGVLHEFTTVPGVKEDVTDIILNLKGLVVSSEEDEPVTMYVRKQGPGTVTAGDIVPPTGVVVHNPDMHIATLNDKGKLEIELVVERGRGYVPAVQNKASGAEIGRIPVDSIYSPVLKVTYKVEATRVEQRTDFDRLILDVETKNSISARDALASAGKTLVELFGLARELNVEAEGIEIGPSPAEADHIASFGLPIEDLDLTVRSYNCLKREGVHTVGELVARTESDLLDIRNFGQKSIDEVKVKLHALGLSLKDSPASFDPSSVVGYDASTGTWSDSGTFSDTDGGEQDYAETEQL; from the coding sequence ATGCTGATTTCACAGCGTCCGACACTGACCGAAGAGGTCGTCGCCGAGAACCGCTCGAAGTTCACCATCGAACCGCTCGAGCCGGGTTTCGGTTACACCCTGGGCAATTCGCTCCGGCGTACCCTGCTGTCCTCGATCCCGGGGGCCGCGGTCACGAGCATTCGTATCGACGGCGTGCTGCACGAGTTCACCACCGTCCCGGGTGTGAAGGAAGATGTCACCGACATCATCCTGAACCTCAAGGGCCTGGTCGTGTCCTCGGAGGAGGACGAGCCGGTCACGATGTACGTGCGCAAGCAGGGCCCCGGCACCGTCACCGCCGGTGACATCGTGCCGCCGACCGGTGTCGTCGTACACAACCCGGATATGCACATCGCCACCCTGAACGACAAGGGCAAGCTGGAGATCGAGCTCGTGGTCGAGCGCGGTCGCGGCTACGTCCCCGCCGTGCAGAACAAGGCGTCGGGTGCGGAAATCGGCCGGATCCCGGTGGATTCGATCTACTCGCCGGTGCTCAAGGTGACCTACAAGGTCGAGGCCACCCGTGTCGAGCAGCGCACCGACTTCGACCGGCTCATCCTGGACGTGGAGACCAAGAACTCCATCAGCGCGCGGGACGCGCTCGCCTCGGCGGGCAAGACCCTGGTCGAGCTCTTCGGCCTGGCCCGCGAGCTGAACGTCGAAGCCGAAGGCATCGAGATCGGCCCCTCGCCGGCCGAGGCGGACCACATCGCCTCGTTCGGCCTGCCGATCGAGGACCTGGACCTCACCGTCCGGTCCTACAACTGCCTCAAGCGTGAGGGTGTGCACACGGTGGGCGAGCTCGTCGCCCGCACCGAGTCGGACCTGCTGGACATCCGTAACTTCGGCCAGAAGTCCATCGACGAGGTCAAGGTCAAGCTGCACGCGCTCGGCCTCTCGCTCAAGGACAGCCCGGCGTCGTTCGACCCGTCCAGCGTGGTCGGCTACGACGCGAGCACCGGAACGTGGAGCGACAGCGGCACGTTCAGTGACACCGACGGTGGCGAGCAGGACTACGCCGAGACCGAACAGCTCTAG
- a CDS encoding GNAT family N-acetyltransferase, with amino-acid sequence MSTVLRRATIGDLGLICRLRVQRTAWLTAQGSDQWTVAGRGLPIEIFARAVGRSLDAGETWIAEVAGEPAATITINHRADPGLWSPWELADAVVVHFMIVDLRFAGQRLGHRLLEHAGAIAHQQEREWVRLDAWTTNKELHDYYRRAGFRLARIAGPIATGPSRALFERRTDSWNFDPAQPEVSWARG; translated from the coding sequence ATGAGTACCGTTCTACGCCGCGCGACCATCGGAGACCTCGGCCTGATCTGCCGACTACGGGTGCAGCGCACCGCGTGGCTGACCGCGCAGGGCTCCGACCAGTGGACGGTGGCAGGGCGCGGCCTGCCGATCGAGATCTTCGCCAGGGCGGTGGGGCGTTCGCTCGATGCGGGCGAGACCTGGATCGCCGAGGTCGCGGGCGAGCCCGCGGCGACCATCACCATCAATCATCGCGCCGACCCCGGGTTGTGGTCGCCGTGGGAACTAGCCGACGCGGTCGTGGTCCACTTCATGATCGTGGACCTGCGATTCGCGGGCCAGCGCCTCGGCCATCGACTGCTCGAGCACGCGGGAGCCATCGCGCACCAGCAGGAACGCGAATGGGTCCGGCTCGATGCCTGGACCACCAACAAGGAACTGCACGACTACTACCGTCGCGCCGGCTTCCGGCTGGCCCGCATCGCGGGCCCGATCGCCACCGGCCCGTCTCGGGCGCTGTTCGAACGCCGCACGGACAGCTGGAATTTCGACCCGGCACAACCCGAGGTCTCCTGGGCGCGTGGCTGA
- a CDS encoding DUF4254 domain-containing protein, producing the protein MDTDPVVVLEIERRRVELVMAIDDWVARSVPQHRLGATLHTETVGAVIDRLAESSVRAHHALMTLDAHDERLHGAWHHLAELADAYDDLVRDISAGRRRLPEW; encoded by the coding sequence GTGGACACCGATCCGGTGGTGGTTCTCGAAATCGAGCGCCGCAGAGTCGAATTGGTGATGGCCATCGATGACTGGGTGGCGCGCAGCGTGCCCCAGCACCGACTCGGCGCCACCCTGCACACCGAAACCGTCGGCGCGGTCATCGACCGACTCGCCGAATCCTCGGTGCGGGCTCACCATGCGCTGATGACGCTGGACGCGCATGACGAAAGGTTGCACGGCGCTTGGCATCACCTCGCCGAGCTCGCCGACGCCTATGACGATCTCGTGCGCGACATCAGCGCGGGCAGGCGGCGACTGCCGGAGTGGTGA
- a CDS encoding LLM class F420-dependent oxidoreductase, translating to MTFDQFARFGAWRAYNGFTPEEARELEELGFGTLWLGASPPGELSTVEPLLAATETITVATSIVNVWATPAKEAAASFHRIEAKYPGRFLLGIGVGHPEHAGDYRKPYDALVDYLDELDAAEVPVRRRAVAALGPRVLKLAAQRSAGALPYFVPVEHTAQARPVIGPDALLATEHKVLLSQDPQARGAAEQTISFYLGLTNYVSNLRRLGYTEEEVADPSGRAFDAVVAHGTPEAVAAQLIAHLDAGADHVAVQALDDDYLATLRTLAPLLRS from the coding sequence ATGACCTTTGACCAGTTCGCACGGTTCGGTGCATGGCGGGCGTACAACGGGTTCACCCCGGAGGAAGCGCGGGAGTTGGAGGAGCTCGGCTTCGGGACGCTGTGGCTCGGTGCGTCCCCGCCCGGGGAGCTGTCCACCGTCGAGCCGCTGCTCGCGGCGACCGAGACGATCACGGTGGCGACCAGCATCGTGAACGTGTGGGCCACGCCCGCGAAGGAGGCGGCCGCCTCGTTCCATCGGATTGAGGCGAAGTACCCCGGCCGGTTCCTGCTCGGCATCGGCGTCGGCCATCCGGAGCACGCCGGTGACTACCGCAAGCCCTACGACGCCCTCGTGGACTACCTCGACGAACTCGATGCCGCCGAGGTGCCGGTGCGGCGCAGGGCCGTGGCCGCGCTCGGCCCGCGGGTGCTGAAGCTGGCCGCGCAGCGCTCCGCGGGAGCGCTGCCCTACTTTGTGCCCGTCGAGCACACCGCGCAGGCCCGACCGGTGATCGGCCCGGACGCGCTGCTGGCGACCGAGCACAAGGTGCTGCTGTCGCAGGACCCGCAGGCGCGCGGCGCCGCCGAACAGACCATCTCCTTCTACCTCGGCCTGACCAACTACGTCAGCAACCTGCGCAGGCTCGGCTACACCGAAGAAGAGGTGGCAGACCCGAGTGGCCGCGCCTTCGATGCCGTTGTCGCACACGGCACGCCGGAAGCGGTCGCCGCGCAGTTGATCGCCCACCTGGATGCCGGCGCCGACCACGTCGCGGTGCAAGCACTGGACGACGACTACCTTGCCACCCTGCGCACGCTCGCGCCGCTGTTGCGCTCCTGA
- a CDS encoding response regulator transcription factor produces the protein MRLAVVEDDDGVGDALVEALNARGFRAERKRRGADLLTAHRGYDAVILDLGLPDADGLQILRQLREVSQVPVLILTARSDERSIVRGLRGGADDYLVKPPRIAELMARLETVTRRAAAAAKPAQAVVVTGDVRVDLQARLVEVGGTPITLTQKEFELVEALVERPGAAVSRQQLMDRIWGDAFVAVSRSLDVHMTGLRAKLNRPGLITTIRGYGYRWGQ, from the coding sequence GTGCGGCTTGCGGTGGTCGAAGATGACGACGGCGTCGGTGACGCGCTGGTAGAGGCGCTCAACGCCCGTGGCTTCCGCGCGGAACGCAAGCGCCGCGGCGCCGACCTGCTGACCGCGCACCGCGGGTACGACGCGGTCATTCTCGACCTGGGTCTGCCCGACGCGGACGGGTTGCAGATCCTGCGGCAGCTGCGCGAGGTCAGCCAGGTGCCGGTGTTGATCCTGACCGCGCGCAGCGACGAACGCTCGATCGTGCGCGGGTTGCGCGGCGGCGCCGACGACTATCTGGTGAAGCCGCCGCGGATCGCGGAACTGATGGCGCGCCTGGAAACCGTCACCCGGCGCGCGGCCGCCGCGGCCAAGCCCGCGCAGGCGGTGGTGGTCACCGGCGACGTGCGGGTCGATCTGCAGGCGCGACTGGTCGAGGTGGGCGGCACGCCGATCACGTTGACGCAGAAGGAATTCGAACTGGTCGAGGCCCTGGTCGAGCGGCCGGGCGCGGCGGTGAGCCGCCAGCAGCTGATGGACCGGATCTGGGGCGACGCGTTCGTCGCGGTGTCACGGTCGCTGGACGTGCACATGACGGGCCTGCGTGCCAAGCTGAATCGACCGGGACTGATCACCACCATTCGGGGCTACGGGTATCGGTGGGGGCAGTGA
- a CDS encoding GntR family transcriptional regulator — MADGPTYHRIADLLREEIRAGKWKPGDRLPSHTELAEHMQVSLTTARNAIQVLVTENLVYTATSRGTIVRNQEVLESVVTDHIRQDRPRAGHDIFEEIARAANRVPSKEFSAKMEPAGPEVALWLGVPEDSWVLARTVVQYLDNEPWSWEVSFYPRDLAEATGIDSPHDIPEGTTRRLAERGQAETAHRDTLTARPASAEEATVLGVATGTILLDHLRIGANHERVTRATRHRSIASSNRLAYQLGDAEGMAVIGRTLGVPFGPGVALP, encoded by the coding sequence ATGGCGGACGGTCCGACGTATCACCGGATCGCAGACCTCCTCCGCGAGGAGATCCGCGCAGGCAAGTGGAAACCGGGTGATCGGTTGCCCAGCCACACGGAGCTGGCCGAACACATGCAGGTCTCGCTTACGACCGCTCGCAACGCGATTCAGGTTCTTGTCACCGAAAATCTGGTCTATACAGCGACTTCCCGCGGCACCATCGTGCGAAACCAGGAAGTTCTGGAATCAGTTGTCACCGACCATATTCGACAGGACCGGCCGCGCGCGGGGCACGACATCTTCGAGGAGATCGCGCGCGCCGCGAACCGGGTGCCGTCCAAGGAGTTCAGCGCGAAGATGGAGCCCGCTGGCCCCGAGGTCGCGTTGTGGCTCGGCGTGCCGGAGGACTCCTGGGTGCTGGCCAGGACGGTCGTCCAGTATCTGGACAACGAGCCGTGGTCCTGGGAGGTCAGCTTCTATCCGCGAGATCTGGCCGAGGCCACCGGAATCGACTCGCCGCACGACATTCCGGAGGGCACCACGCGCAGGCTCGCCGAGCGCGGCCAGGCCGAGACCGCCCATCGCGACACGCTGACGGCGCGGCCCGCCAGCGCGGAGGAGGCCACCGTGCTCGGCGTGGCGACCGGCACGATCCTGCTGGACCACTTGCGGATCGGCGCCAATCACGAACGGGTCACCAGGGCCACTCGACACCGCTCCATCGCGTCGAGCAACCGGCTGGCCTACCAACTGGGCGATGCCGAGGGCATGGCCGTCATCGGGCGCACCCTCGGTGTGCCGTTCGGGCCGGGTGTCGCGTTGCCATGA
- the rpmJ gene encoding 50S ribosomal protein L36, which yields MKVQPSVKKICEKCKVIRRHGRVMVICDNLRHKQRQG from the coding sequence GTGAAGGTTCAGCCGAGCGTCAAGAAGATCTGCGAGAAGTGCAAGGTGATCCGCCGTCACGGGCGGGTCATGGTGATCTGCGACAACCTGCGCCACAAGCAGCGTCAGGGCTGA